The genomic region TTGCCCCAGTGTATAAGCGAATGCGTATTGTAGTCACCTTTACTGATTTCACTGTAGTATGTTGAAGGTCACTTGTAAGGGAACACTTTATGGACAGACCTACAGACATCAGGGACCTATGGACTGTATATTTTTACACGAATTCTCATAGCCAGCCACACATTTGTTTCAGAGAAGTAAACAGGGGGAGTATTATGTGGAAAGTTTAGAAGTGAACTAAGAACGTTGTTTGATTTATTGGGAACAGCCAGCTTTATAATGTTGCCAGTTCAGTGCCAACTCACAGCAGTATATAAGCTGGAACGTTTATGAGAGTGATTCGTTCGATTGTTGTTTCCTTTACTGATGTTGAAGAATGTGTTGAGGGTAAAAGTCCTTTATTGCAGGAAACGTAGTTCTTAAGAAAACCAACAGAATGTGCTTCTATCCGATTTTTAATTTTTAGCAGATGGGTTTTTTTGTGAGTACTTTGGTGTGAACGTGTGTGTATGGAAGATGTGAATATTCATTTGCTAGGCCGAAGGTAAATGGTAATGTGCTTAAAACTGCGCTGAACGAATCCcacttttttttaagtcatgTAATGTGTCATAATAGACTAATTTAGTAAATAAAGCCAAGTCTTTAATGCCAAGTCAGTGTAATGTATAAGTTTGGAATATTAGCAAAAGATAGTCTGCTCTAGATATTTGGATACGATGCATAACATACACATTATACGGCATCACGAATTGAGTTCTGTTCACTTTGCTTGGTAATAACACTGTGATCGTGTATATCCTCATACTCTTCACTTTCTACTTATgaatttgtgtgtatatgtgttcaTTAAATTATATGGTATTATTACAATCTCTTTGTGGTGTAGTTtcaaaattttctttttcttaaaaaaacacaaacaaaactagCGAAATAAACAGTGAAAGTACAGACATCAGTATAAATGACAAACAGAAGGCTAAAACGGAATACTATCAAAACAACAATGGCTTTGAAAACATATGACAAAAATTACTATAAACAGGAACCAAAACAGAAGCAAAAGAACAAAACTGAACAATGTGCTTTTCCTCTTTCATGtctgacaaaaagaaaaaaaaaaacattttggaggGCACCAGTTGTTTTACCCTGTACATTCATTTCGGCAGAAACCGTCGAACAGTAGTAAATAAAATGCTACTTCATAGCTAAACGTATGATGATTTTGAAACTTCTCAGATATTAGAGAATCACAGTTAGGTCATACACATCACATTTACCAGAAAAAGATGTCTTAAATATTTAACCTAAGCTGAGTAAAATCAATATTTGGTGTTTCGGCATTCTTCTTATTTTAAGCCGTAGGTTTAATCCATGGAATATCACTTCATGCACATGCTGTCTGTTTTTCAAAAACCTTCACCTTTGTTTCAGTTTCTGAAAAATGATCTCAGCGAGAATAAAGGATGGTACTTTCAAGATCTCTATACCATCTTTTAAGAAGACCTATTGGCTTCCATATGGGCTGTGCATATTAAcgttttctttttcatgaatttAATCCAGCACGTGGATGTAACATCCTTTCTGtcagagaggatgagagagtttCAAAGAAGCAGGATCAAAAGAACATTCTGGTGGCTTCACTCGGTTTTAGCTCTCAGGACTCTCCTCTACCTTCATCTCCTCCAGTTGTTCCTGAATTGCATTGAGCTTTGTTTCTGTGTCCGGATCAGTCTCCGGCTCCGGGGGCTCTTCGCGTCCGTTTGCCAGGTTCTCTGTGCTTTCGTAACAACCCGAGTCCCGTGGCATTTCAGTCTTTTGCTCCTCTGCATCAGATTCGTCCTCCGCTGGAGAGCAGAAAGGATGTTAGCACATCAAACAGACTGCAAATTAGAAATATGTAATGAAACAAATACGGAAAAAAAAGGCTAGACTCAATGGCTCTTTAGTGGACTTACAGTCATGAAGCAATTCTGCTGCTTTCAGTATCTTCGCACGTTGCTCAGGGTCTGTAATGTTCAGTTCGTTCAGGTGGGACTCCTTCAGACCTCTGAAATCCTCCAAACTCTGGAAGCCGTGCATGGACAGGACAGATTCCAGCTCCTGGACACACAATGAAATCAGTCAGAGCAGATCCTATTGTACTGTGATGTAATGGCCCAAGTGTTAAAGAGAAAGTAACTTGGGACTTACAGTTAGGCCCATTCTCTCCAGAACTTCCTCCAAGGTTTGTGGTTTGGGCTTGTTCTTGCGTCCTTGACTCCGGCATCGCTTCCTCTTTGGTGGTGTTTCCTGATCTGGTAGTATTGTGACGTAGATGAATTTAAAAGAGCCCACTTTGTTGTTGAGTTTACCAGTCCAGGTGCCTACTGGTGGCTTCTCAATAATCTGGATGATGTCTCCTTTCTGTGTGTTTTCAAAAATGTCAGTGCACAACATACAATACATATGCTGCACActcattttttttaaggatttgttGCATCCAAAATTCTGTCATTCTTTACTTGCATTACTGTCTTTCGTGAAACATAGAAAAAATACATTCTGAATAATATACTGGTTGTTATTATTTCATGATTgggaattaaaaaaatcacacagATTTTATGGACCACTTTTTGGTACTTTCACAGGGCTTTTGCTGCTTGAATGCTTCAGGTCAAATGTCTTTgtaattgtatggaaaagagcagcagtaCAATTCctcacattttatttcaaaagcacattttataccagggttattatagtttaaaaatgGCTacttaatatgaaaataaatgttaactgaaataaaatacaattatttcaggcagctgccaaggaaacatttctcatttacatttagcttAACTCTGAAGTACTGAAATAACTATATGAAAATGTCTATATATAGAAAACGAAATAACTAAaacgtaaactaaaatataaataaaaatggaatatactgtatgaaaataaaaacaaatatttataaaaactataaaagtgTATCGATTGTTTACCATTTTCATCCACAATAATAATTTGAACTTCTTTACATAAAAAGGATTTGAAAAATACCATAAATAACAATGAATAGAATATAAAttggttaaaaatgtatttaacgtATTTAAACAAATAAGAAAAGAGAAGAATACATAAATAGACCAATCGAAAAAACAGCACTTTTTAAAAGGCTGACCTGTAGTTTGAGGGATTCCATGTCATACGGGCTGGGGGTGAAGTCAGTGTGGACGAGGGCTCTGCCGCAGAAGGGCCCTGTGTAGTTGCTGTCCTCCAGTCTCATGCTGTCTCTTTGGCTGAAGCCACTGTCCAGACTCTGCCTGTCAGCACCTGcacatcaggaaaaaaaaatcaatcagccTCATGATCTTGCTTCAGCTTCATATCGTGCTGAGCTGAGCTGGCTTACATCCAGAGAGCTGGCGCGTGAGAGGGCTGTGCATTGTGTCCTCTGAGCTGTTGGAGCACACAGATATTCTGTTCCCGGCAGTGAGATCTGGCGTCCAGTCAATTGGAGACATTGGAGACATAGAGCCGTCCTCCCCACTCTCGTTCTGAAATCaacaaatttaatataaataatagttcATTTTAATTCATATCCTTATGAATGTCTTTGTGACCTAACATTAAGCT from Carassius carassius chromosome 29, fCarCar2.1, whole genome shotgun sequence harbors:
- the LOC132109559 gene encoding SAM and SH3 domain-containing protein 3-like isoform X1, translating into MLRRKPSNASEKEQTQVQKKKLTLQRSSSFKDFMKPKPSSPVVSSEPTLDETQLEAAPPEDSGKSNGKLGKKWRNVITRTMTRKTSKMVQKALAEEGNESGEDGSMSPMSPIDWTPDLTAGNRISVCSNSSEDTMHSPLTRQLSGCADRQSLDSGFSQRDSMRLEDSNYTGPFCGRALVHTDFTPSPYDMESLKLQKGDIIQIIEKPPVGTWTGKLNNKVGSFKFIYVTILPDQETPPKRKRCRSQGRKNKPKPQTLEEVLERMGLTELESVLSMHGFQSLEDFRGLKESHLNELNITDPEQRAKILKAAELLHDSEDESDAEEQKTEMPRDSGCYESTENLANGREEPPEPETDPDTETKLNAIQEQLEEMKVEESPES
- the LOC132109559 gene encoding SAM and SH3 domain-containing protein 3-like isoform X2, with the translated sequence MLRRKPSNASEKEQTQVQKKKLTLQRSSSFKDFMKPKPSSPVVSSEPTLDETLEAAPPEDSGKSNGKLGKKWRNVITRTMTRKTSKMVQKALAEEGNESGEDGSMSPMSPIDWTPDLTAGNRISVCSNSSEDTMHSPLTRQLSGCADRQSLDSGFSQRDSMRLEDSNYTGPFCGRALVHTDFTPSPYDMESLKLQKGDIIQIIEKPPVGTWTGKLNNKVGSFKFIYVTILPDQETPPKRKRCRSQGRKNKPKPQTLEEVLERMGLTELESVLSMHGFQSLEDFRGLKESHLNELNITDPEQRAKILKAAELLHDSEDESDAEEQKTEMPRDSGCYESTENLANGREEPPEPETDPDTETKLNAIQEQLEEMKVEESPES